The following proteins are encoded in a genomic region of Gossypium hirsutum isolate 1008001.06 chromosome D05, Gossypium_hirsutum_v2.1, whole genome shotgun sequence:
- the LOC107904153 gene encoding cytochrome P450 CYP736A12, with amino-acid sequence MALLATSLLTVLAVLCSFFYILFYISSRKHGKEKGKALPGPRPLPIIGNLHMLGMLPHQSLYHLAKKHGPMMSIWLGSVSTVVVSSPQVAEMFLKTHDAIFASRPKVQVLQSISNSQRGIAFTEYGPYWRSVRKICNMQLFTTSKIESFAPTRKEVLMHFTESLKEAAKAKEVVNISKKLAEINGEMTLKMVLGPVKKYKEFNLNELIEELTKIAGVFNLADFVPFLGAFDLQGIKASTQTLGEKLDKALETIIKDHLQKKQDDFVGTLLTELNQTINPNGDIMDWNSIKAITLDMIVGGFDTSAATLEWALSELIRHPRVMLKLQQELKSIFGNKRIVEENDLPKLEYLDMVVRETLRLHPIAPLLIPRESMDDIVIDGYYIPKKSRVLVNIWAIGRDPNIWSNNVEKFSPERFIDSNIDLHGHDFALIPFGAGRRLCPGKKLGLITVKLILAQLVHCFDWELPGGMSSNELDMTENFGVSLPRKTSLCVKPIYRMYEYNV; translated from the exons ATGGCACTTTTAGCAACATCTCTTCTCACAGTCCTTGCAGTTCTCTGCTCTTTCTTCTACATTCTATTTTACATTTCATCAAGGAAACATggcaaagaaaaagggaaagccCTCCCTGGTCCCCGACCCTTGCCAATCATTGGAAATCTCCACATGTTGGGCATGCTTCCACACCAATCCCTTTATCACTTGGCCAAAAAACATGGTCCTATGATGTCCATATGGCTAGGTTCTGTGTCAACTGTTGTTGTTTCATCCCCTCAAGTCGCCGAGATGTTTCTTAAGACACATGACGCTATTTTCGCAAGTAGGCCAAAAGTTCAAGTCCTACAATCAATTTCTAATAGCCAAAGGGGCATAGCATTCACAGAATATGGACCATATTGGCGCAGTGTGAGGAAGATTTGTAATATGCAACTTTTTACTACATCAAAAATTGAATCGTTTGCACCTACGAGGAAGGAAGTGCTAATGCATTTCACTGAATCTTTGAAGGAAGCTGCAAAAGCAAAGGAAGTGGTTAACATCAGCAAGAAGCTAGCAGAAATTAATGGAGAGATGACTTTGAAAATGGTTTTGGGGCCTGTGAAGAAGTATAAGGAATTTAACCTCAACGAGCTTATTGAAGAGCTTACTAAAATTGCAGGAGTTTTCAATCTTGCAGATTTTGTGCCTTTTCTTGGTGCTTTCGACCTACAG GGAATTAAAGCCTCCACACAGACACTTGGTGAAAAGCTTGACAAAGCCCTTGAGACGATCATTAAAGATCATCTACAGAAAAAGCAAGATGATTTCGTTGGTACGTTGCTTACAGAGTTAAATCAAACAATAAATCCCAATGGTGATATAATGGATTGGAATAGCATCAAAGCCATAACATTAGATATGATTGTGGGTGGCTTCGACACTTCAGCTGCCACATTAGAATGGGCATTATCAGAGCTCATAAGGCATCCGAGGGTAATGCTGAAACTCCAACAAGAGTTAAAAAGCATTTTTGGGAATAAGAGAATCGTGGAGGAAAATGATTTACCAAAATTGGAGTACTTAGACATGGTTGTGAGAGAAACTTTAAGGTTGCATCCTATTGCACCTTTGCTAATTCCTCGTGAGTCAATGGATGACATAGTTATTGATGGTTATTACATACCAAAAAAGTCTAGGGTCTTAGTAAACATTTGGGCAATTGGGAGAGATCCTAATATTTGGTCCAATAATGTTGAAAAGTTCTCTCCAGAAAGGTTCATTGATAGCAATATAGACCTTCATGGACATGATTTTGCACTCATTCCATTTGGTGCAGGACGTAGATTATGCCCAGGGAAGAAATTAGGGTTAATCACAGTTAAACTTATTCTAGCTCAATTGGTCCATTGTTTTGATTGGGAGCTACCTGG